The following are encoded in a window of Penaeus vannamei isolate JL-2024 chromosome 17, ASM4276789v1, whole genome shotgun sequence genomic DNA:
- the LOC113826510 gene encoding uncharacterized protein gives MNSALISSWPPARRACAHPDVPIKLLASRGPHAAAMAPSRSRLAVPLALAALAFGAVLRASLAAAASPFLLPGERERELHLRLNAQDAHVAKRLDNQFHVDILRFYSEREVQEATQEEYTSIPHPITYTTQLLQQGVNCSSLQSELHENYIDPEVLLYPEWIYESKLIGDCPTHYRTRELPPKYSPAIVLEAECACRESQCSRSGHQCVPVSLHMPVWVRRGPNLHVLDVEEVTVACACAMRPSFQGNFIFSAAIQS, from the exons ATGAACAG CGCCTTAATTAGCTCCTGGCCGCCCGCCCGGCGCGCCTGCGCGCACCCCGACGTACCTATAAAACTCTTGGCCTCGAGGGGTCCTCACGCCGCAGCCATggcgccctctcgctctcgcctcgccgtGCCCctggccctcgccgccctcgccttcGGCGCCGTCCTGCGGGCGTCGCTCGCGGCCGccgcctcgcccttcctcctgccGGGGGAGCGCGAGCGGGAGCTGCACCTCCGCCTCAACGCGCAGGACGCCCACGTCGCCAAGCGGCTGGACAACCAGTTCCACGTGGACATCCTGCGCTTCTACTCGGAGCGGGAGGTGCAGGAGGCCACCCAGGAGGAGTACACGTCCATCCCGCACCCGATCACCTACACCACGCAGCTGCTGCAGCAGGGCGTCAACTGCTCCAGCCTGCAGTCGGAGCTGCACGAGAACTACATCGACCCCGAGGTCCTGCTCTACCCCGAGTGGATCTACGAGTCCAAGCTCATCGGCGACTGCCCCACGCACTACAGGACGCGCGAGCTGCCGCCCAAGTACTCGCCGGCGATCGTGCTGGAGGCCGAGTGCGCCTGCAGGGAGTCCCAGTGCTCGCGCAGCGGCCACCAGTGCGTGCCCGTGTCGCTGCACATGCCCGTGTGGGTGCGGCGGGGCCCCAACCTGCACGTGCTCGACGTCGAGGAGGTCACCGTGGCCTGCGCCTGCGCCATGCGGCCCAGCTTCCAGGGCAACTTCATCTTCTCGGCGGCCATCCAGAGCTAG